Proteins encoded within one genomic window of Bacillus sp. F19:
- the metA gene encoding homoserine O-succinyltransferase produces the protein MPINIPADLPAKEILENENIFIMDDARAYQQDIRPLNIVILNIMPEKQKTEVRLLRLLGNSPLQLNITFLRPETHVSKTEKQQHLQQFYTTFNKIRHKKFDGMIITGAPIEHLEFEEVSYWEELKDIFEWTNQNVTSTLHICWGAQAGLYYHYGVNKYSLKEKCFGVFKHDICNTSVKIVRGFDDQYYVPHSRHTDIKRQDIEAVEALDIISESPKAGVCLVSSRDAKKVFLTGHPEYDLFTLKEEYERDLAKGMNTAIPLSYFPDNDPGRKPVQKWKSHAHLLFANWLNYCVYQETPYEWE, from the coding sequence ATGCCTATTAATATTCCAGCTGACCTTCCCGCCAAAGAAATTCTTGAAAATGAAAACATCTTCATTATGGATGATGCCAGAGCCTATCAGCAGGACATCAGGCCTTTAAATATTGTGATTTTAAATATTATGCCCGAAAAACAAAAAACAGAGGTGCGATTATTGCGCCTTCTCGGAAACTCGCCGCTTCAGCTTAACATTACCTTTTTGCGTCCTGAAACACATGTTTCAAAAACAGAAAAGCAGCAGCATCTTCAGCAGTTTTATACGACGTTTAATAAAATCCGCCATAAAAAATTTGACGGAATGATTATAACAGGGGCTCCGATTGAGCATCTGGAATTTGAAGAGGTGTCCTACTGGGAAGAGCTTAAAGATATTTTTGAATGGACAAACCAGAATGTCACTTCAACTCTGCATATATGCTGGGGTGCACAAGCAGGACTTTACTATCATTACGGCGTAAATAAATATAGTCTGAAGGAAAAATGCTTCGGTGTTTTTAAACATGATATTTGTAATACTTCTGTAAAAATTGTCAGAGGCTTCGATGATCAATACTATGTGCCGCATTCCCGGCATACGGATATAAAGAGACAAGATATTGAGGCGGTTGAAGCACTTGACATTATTAGTGAATCTCCTAAAGCCGGTGTTTGTCTGGTCTCTTCAAGGGATGCAAAGAAAGTATTTCTGACAGGTCATCCAGAATACGATTTGTTTACCCTGAAAGAGGAGTATGAACGAGATCTCGCAAAAGGCATGAACACCGCCATTCCGCTGTCCTATTTTCCGGATAATGATCCGGGTAGAAAGCCGGTACAGAAATGGAAATCCCATGCACATCTTTTATTTGCAAACTGGCTAAATTATTGCGTCTACCAGGAAACACCCTACGAATGGGAATGA
- a CDS encoding diglucosyl diacylglycerol synthase, with protein MLKKPKVLILTAKYGNGHVQVSKTLVKQCRELGIEEVVVSDLYAESNPVFTEITQYLYLKSFTIGKQFYRMFYYGVDKIYNKKLLTLYFKLGNKRLHELIEKEQPDIIINTFPIIVVPEYRRRTGNIIPTFNVLTDFCLHKIWVHKNIDKYYVASKRVKEKVMSLGIHPAAVKVTGIPIRSQFEENLNEEAIYKRYNLDPDKKTLLVMAGAHGVLKNVKELCESFLEEKNLQTVVVCGNNTSLKESLESITGKNKENLKLLGYVERVDELFRIASCMVTKPGGITLSEAAAVGVPVILYKPVPGQEKENALFFQENEAALVVNRSEEVYDAVSSLLQDDKKLRRMKRNIKRLHHPNSSLTIMEDIVKEAAIFKEKKYIKAQ; from the coding sequence TTGTTAAAAAAACCAAAAGTTCTGATCTTAACTGCAAAATACGGGAATGGACACGTTCAAGTCTCAAAAACACTTGTAAAGCAATGCAGGGAACTAGGCATCGAGGAAGTGGTAGTGTCAGATTTATATGCGGAATCGAATCCTGTATTTACAGAGATTACTCAGTACCTCTATTTAAAAAGCTTTACAATCGGAAAGCAATTTTACCGCATGTTTTACTATGGTGTAGATAAAATTTACAACAAGAAGCTGCTTACTCTTTATTTTAAGCTGGGCAACAAAAGACTGCACGAGCTTATTGAAAAAGAGCAGCCTGACATCATTATTAATACGTTTCCGATCATTGTCGTACCTGAATACCGCAGGCGCACGGGAAATATCATCCCGACTTTTAATGTTCTTACAGATTTCTGCCTTCATAAAATATGGGTTCATAAAAACATAGACAAATATTATGTCGCAAGCAAAAGAGTAAAAGAAAAAGTCATGAGTCTTGGAATTCATCCCGCTGCCGTAAAGGTAACAGGCATTCCAATCCGCTCTCAGTTTGAAGAAAATTTAAATGAAGAGGCCATTTATAAAAGATATAACTTAGATCCAGATAAGAAAACGCTGCTCGTCATGGCGGGAGCGCACGGAGTTCTAAAAAATGTTAAAGAGCTGTGCGAATCGTTTTTAGAAGAAAAAAACCTGCAGACTGTTGTTGTCTGCGGTAACAACACTTCATTAAAAGAGAGCCTGGAGAGCATTACCGGAAAGAACAAAGAGAACCTAAAGCTCCTCGGCTATGTTGAGCGTGTTGATGAATTGTTCCGAATCGCTTCCTGCATGGTGACTAAACCAGGCGGCATCACCCTGAGCGAAGCAGCTGCAGTAGGTGTGCCAGTTATTCTTTATAAACCTGTGCCAGGCCAGGAAAAAGAAAATGCTCTCTTCTTCCAGGAAAATGAGGCGGCTCTTGTCGTAAACCGTTCAGAAGAAGTATATGACGCTGTCAGCAGCCTGCTTCAGGATGACAAAAAGCTGAGAAGAATGAAGAGGAATATTAAACGGCTTCATCATCCAAACTCTTCGCTTACGATTATGGAAGATATCGTAAAAGAAGCTGCAATCTTTAAAGAGAAAAAATATATAAAAGCGCAGTGA